One genomic segment of Helianthus annuus cultivar XRQ/B chromosome 14, HanXRQr2.0-SUNRISE, whole genome shotgun sequence includes these proteins:
- the LOC110906581 gene encoding uncharacterized protein LOC110906581 gives MKVKFVVYTGGKWDLINGNIEYVTGVDSRRRGLEIETDHSYNSFLNYVSKMCDTPNITRLSYRMSTFTDPIDIIDDRDVRFFFDLAMQNPFELYKLYVIQESDVGSSGLSCLNNLKAPDLNIPLKESFDILNDECPNLEKNYVKSLTSHNQSGSSSIVFDAGHIFNNKEEMKLELGKKSLLEHFEFKVDRSSKTRYEVSCLGDGCEWRFKAHAIPCGNLWFVKHMNDSHTCSKTQTHPHFRQANPKVLGHFLKEQLKDSGRIYRAKEIVKDFRQRFEVEITNLQAWRGKSYALELLQGTTRDSFAELPIYCYNLKLANPGSVTHILVDEQSRFEMVFVALGAAIRSFMLNLRPVVIIDAAHLKGEFKGTLFLAVGMDGNNQILPLAYGIGKSEDGESWTWFLSKLRDCVGEIADMAIISDRANSIHVGVRNVFPRVYHGLCCRHLMMNLRLPSSKKKEYEALWWKTCKSYRMSDFTESFNALCLAVPRIRQVLTNIGFGRWARAHCPGNRYHYMTSNSAESINSLSRFSRKMPITQLIEFFRESVQKWFYDRRLQGMQESHSLTQWAQKKILKKIEGSRTWTVAGIRVNSFVVDDGGKRGVVDLSNRSCSCRVWQVSGLPCGHVIAVSRFLGEPDCSHYAFSCYSNEVYKKTYEESINPLPHRSEWVIPEGLGSVLPPNITKRQSGRPKENNRILSRGEEPVPVYCSRCRTYGHVRDVCLDPMKSQIRSRKSSAKGKEKETETQSSTDDIFPSYNLAEF, from the exons ATGAAGGTCAAGTTTGTTGTTTATACTGGGGGGAAGTGGGATTTGATTAACGGAAACATTGAGTATGTTACCGGTGTCGATTCAAGGAGACGTGGTTTAGAAATTGAAACAGATCATTCATATAATAGTTTTTTAAACTATGTTTCTAAGATGTGTGATACTCCAAACATTACACGGTTGTCATACCGGATGTCTACGTTTACTGATCCCATCGATATTATTGATGATCGAgatgttagatttttttttgatctGGCGATGCAGAATCCTTTTgaattatataaattatatgtTATTCAAGAGTCTGATGTTGGTTCATCTGGTTTGTCTTGTTTAAACAATTTAAAAGCTCCAGATCTAAATATTCCATTAAAAGAaagttttgatattttaaacgaTGAGTGTCcaaatttagaaaaaaattatGTAAAATCTTTAACGTCTCACAACCAATCAGGTTCTTCATCTATAGTGTTCGATGCCGGTCATATATTCAATAACAAAGAAGAGATGAAGCTCGAGTTGGGAAAGAAATCTTTGTTAGAGCATTTCGAGTTTAAAGTTGATAGATCATCTAAGACGCGGTATGAAGTTTCATGCCTAGGTGATGGTTGTGAATGGCGATTTAAGGCTCATGCTATTCCTTGTGGCAATTTATGGTTTGTTAAACATATGAACGATAGTCACACCTGTTCGAAGACGCAAACACACCCACATTTTCGTCAGGCTAACCCAAAGGTTTTGGGTCACTTTTTGAAGGAACAACTAAAAGACAGTGGTAGGATATATCGAGCGAAAGAGATTGTCAAAGATTTTAGACAAAGGTTCGAGGTTGAGATAACAAACCTTCAAGCTTGGCGTGGTAAAAGCTATGCACTTGAACTACTACAAGGAACTACACGAGACTCTTTTGCGGAACTACCAATATATTGTTACAATTTAAAACTTGCAAATCCTGGAAGCGTTACACACATCTTGGTTGATGAGCAGAGTCGTTTTGAAATGGTTTTTGTTGCTTTAGGGGCGGCG ATTCGTAGCTTTATGTTAAATCTAAGACCTGTTGTTATCATTGACGCGGCACACCTAAAGGGTGAATTTAAAGGGACGTTGTTTTTAGCAGTGGGCATGGATGGAAATAATCAGATTTTACCGCTTGCTTATGGCATTGGAAAATCAGAGGATGGTGAATCTTGGACATGGTTTCTCTCAAAGCTTAGAGATTGTGTTGGTGAAATAGCAGATATGGCGATCATTTCGGATAGGGCGAATTCGATACATGTGGGTGTTAGGAATGTGTTTCCACGTGTGTACCACGGCCTGTGTTGTCGTCATTTAATGATGAATTTACGTTTGCCGTCGTCTAAAAAAAAAGAGTACGAGGCACTATGGTGGAAGACGTGTAAATCTTATCGGATGTCTGACTTTACCGAGTCATTTAATGCCTTGTGTCTTGCTGTTCCTCGAATACGCCAGGTTTTAACAAATATTGGGTTTGGTAGATGGGCAAGAGCTCATTGTCCCGGCAATCGATACCACTATATGACATCTAATAGTGCGGAGTCTATAAACTCTTTGTCTAGATTCTCGCGTAAGATGCCGATAACGCAACTTATCGAATTTTTCCGCGAGTCTGTACAAAAATGGTTTTATGACCGTCGATTGCAGGGCATGCAGGAGAGCCATTCACTTACTCAGTGGGCACAGaagaaaattttaaagaaaattgaagGGTCTAGAACCTGGACTGTTGCAGGCATCCGGGTAAACAGCTTTGTTGTTGATGATGGTGGGAAAAGGGGTGTAGTTGATCTTTCGAATCGTTCGTGTAGCTGTCGTGTCTGGCAAGTTTCGGGTTTACCTTGTGGGCATGTGATTGCTGTTTCAAGATTTTTGGGTGAACCTGACTGTAGTCATTATGCTTTCTCGTGTTACTCAAACGAAGTATACAAAAAAACGTATGAAGAATCGATTAATCCTCTGCCTCATAGGTCTGAATGGGTAATACCAGAAGGCCTTGGCAGTGTTTTACCGCCGAATATTACAAAACGTCAATCAGGTCGTCCAAAAGAAAACAACAGAATCTTGTCTCGTGGGGAAGAACCTGTTCCGGTATATTGTTCGCGTTGCCGAACATACGGACATGTTCGTGACGTTTGTTTAGATCCAATGAAATCACAGATTCGTTCACGAAAATCATCAGCCAAAGGAAAAGAGAAAGAGACAGAAACCCAGAGTTCAACGGATGACATTTTTCCATCTTATAATTTAGCAGAATTTTag